From Streptomyces chrestomyceticus JCM 4735, one genomic window encodes:
- a CDS encoding response regulator, with amino-acid sequence MNRVLVVDDEPQIVRALVINLKARKYEVDAAPDGATALKLAAARHPDVIVLDLGLPDMDGVEVIKGLRGWTRVPILVLSARQTSDEKVEALDAGADDYVTKPFGMDELLARLRAAVRRAEPTGPAEDEVVVETEGFTVDLAAKKVNRDGRDVRLTPTEWHLLEVLVRNTGRLVSQKQLLQEVWGPSYGTETNYLRVYMAQLRRKLESDPSHPRHFVTEPGMGYRFEQ; translated from the coding sequence GTGAACCGGGTGCTTGTGGTCGATGACGAGCCGCAGATCGTACGGGCCCTCGTGATCAACCTGAAGGCGCGCAAGTACGAGGTCGACGCCGCCCCCGACGGGGCCACCGCCCTCAAGCTGGCCGCCGCCCGCCACCCCGACGTGATCGTCCTGGACCTCGGGCTGCCCGATATGGACGGCGTGGAGGTGATCAAGGGGCTGCGCGGCTGGACCCGGGTGCCGATCCTGGTGCTCTCCGCCCGGCAGACCTCCGACGAGAAGGTCGAGGCGCTGGACGCCGGGGCGGACGACTACGTCACCAAGCCGTTCGGGATGGACGAGCTGCTGGCCAGACTGCGGGCCGCGGTGCGCCGGGCCGAGCCGACCGGGCCCGCCGAGGACGAGGTGGTCGTGGAGACCGAGGGCTTCACCGTCGACCTGGCCGCGAAGAAGGTCAACCGGGACGGCCGGGACGTGCGCCTTACGCCGACCGAGTGGCATCTGCTGGAAGTCCTGGTCCGCAATACGGGCCGTCTCGTCAGCCAGAAGCAGCTCCTCCAGGAGGTCTGGGGGCCCTCGTACGGCACCGAGACCAACTACCTGCGGGTCTACATGGCACAACTGCGCCGGAAACTGGAGAGCGATCCCTCGCACCCCCGGCACTTCGTCACCGAGCCCGGCATGGGCTACCGCTTCGAGCAGTGA
- a CDS encoding potassium channel family protein, which yields MRVAIAGAGAVGRSIAGELLENGHEILLIDKAPTAISVERVPLAEWLLADACEITSLDEAALQRCNVVIAATGDDKVNLVVSLLAKTEYGVPRVVARVNNPKNEWLFNEAWGVDVAVSTPRLMSALVEEAVSVGDLVRLLRFSHGDANLVELTLPPEAALAGTRVGDVDWPEDTSLVTIIRGTRVLTPNKEDALEAGDELLFVAAQSREEQLEDLLSVRREA from the coding sequence ATGAGGGTCGCTATCGCGGGCGCGGGCGCGGTGGGCCGTTCCATCGCGGGCGAGCTGCTGGAGAACGGGCACGAGATCCTGCTCATCGACAAGGCGCCGACGGCGATCTCGGTCGAGCGGGTGCCGCTGGCGGAGTGGCTGCTGGCCGACGCCTGCGAGATCACCTCGCTGGACGAGGCCGCGCTGCAGCGCTGCAACGTCGTCATCGCGGCGACCGGCGACGACAAGGTCAACCTCGTCGTCTCGCTGCTCGCCAAGACCGAGTACGGCGTGCCGCGGGTGGTGGCCCGCGTCAACAACCCCAAGAACGAGTGGCTGTTCAACGAGGCATGGGGCGTGGACGTCGCCGTCTCCACCCCGCGTCTGATGTCGGCGCTGGTCGAGGAGGCGGTGAGCGTCGGCGATCTCGTACGGCTGCTGCGCTTCAGCCACGGCGACGCCAACCTCGTCGAGCTGACGCTGCCCCCGGAGGCGGCGCTGGCGGGCACCCGCGTCGGGGACGTCGACTGGCCGGAGGACACCTCCCTGGTCACGATCATCCGCGGCACCCGGGTGCTCACTCCGAACAAGGAGGACGCGCTGGAGGCCGGGGACGAGCTGCTGTTCGTCGCGGCCCAGTCGCGCGAGGAGCAGTTGGAGGACCTGCTGTCGGTACGCCGGGAGGCGTGA
- a CDS encoding DUF3159 domain-containing protein — MTSDDRPNRTTGPAGGPAQEQDAAADGRAVTEAALFEAFGGVRGMVETVLPGLLFVTIYTVNKDLHVSAIAALAVSLVLAAARLVRKDTVKHAFGGVFGVAFGVVFAMMTGNAKDFYLPGMLYTLGLGVAYIVTTLAGAPLIGLILGPVFKENLSWRTRNPGRKKAYAKASYAWGAILLAKCAILFPLYWWADTTHLGWVLIALKIPPFLLAVWLTWLFLAKAPAPIDVFAEMEAKEKAEEETKARREREARENGVLDGVAADLAADVTPQALAAEQQGRAPQHRG; from the coding sequence GTGACGTCTGACGACCGACCGAACCGAACCACCGGACCGGCCGGCGGGCCGGCCCAGGAGCAGGACGCCGCCGCGGACGGGAGAGCCGTCACCGAGGCCGCCCTGTTCGAGGCTTTCGGCGGCGTGCGCGGCATGGTCGAGACCGTGCTGCCCGGCCTGCTGTTCGTCACGATCTACACGGTCAACAAGGACCTGCACGTCTCGGCGATCGCCGCGCTGGCGGTCTCGCTGGTGCTGGCCGCCGCCCGCCTGGTCCGCAAGGACACCGTCAAGCACGCCTTCGGCGGCGTCTTCGGGGTGGCCTTCGGCGTGGTCTTCGCGATGATGACCGGCAACGCCAAGGACTTCTACCTGCCCGGCATGCTCTACACGCTGGGCCTGGGCGTCGCCTACATCGTCACCACGCTGGCCGGCGCGCCGCTGATCGGCCTGATCCTGGGGCCGGTGTTCAAGGAGAACCTCTCCTGGCGCACCCGCAACCCGGGCCGCAAGAAGGCGTACGCCAAGGCCAGCTACGCCTGGGGCGCGATCCTGCTGGCCAAGTGCGCGATCCTCTTCCCGCTGTACTGGTGGGCGGACACCACGCACCTGGGCTGGGTGCTGATCGCGCTGAAGATCCCGCCGTTCCTGCTGGCGGTCTGGCTGACCTGGCTGTTCCTGGCCAAGGCGCCGGCGCCCATCGACGTCTTCGCGGAGATGGAGGCCAAGGAGAAGGCCGAGGAGGAGACGAAGGCGCGGCGCGAGCGCGAGGCGCGGGAGAACGGCGTCCTGGACGGGGTGGCCGCGGATCTCGCCGCGGACGTCACACCGCAGGCGCTGGCCGCCGAGCAGCAGGGCCGGGCGCCGCAGCACCGCGGCTGA
- a CDS encoding FtsX-like permease family protein, giving the protein MLLPLAWWTIRSRKASFAGSFVTMLCALALTTCCAVLLDAGAGASPAQGGAEVVSFAVPFGFVCLCVMAFAVAGTFSLSVQQRTREIALLRAVAATPGQVRRLIAHEVLVLTAVAAVPGCALGVLLADGLRAWLAARDMIPASFPFAFGPVSVVAAVLICWVTAEAAVWSSGRRASRVRAVQALGEAAVPRRRVGAARTCLGLVILASGVWGLVAIGSSDGPGAANTAVSMVMVLMAAVGLLSPWVGKLAGSVFGALCRALFPAVGLLVKANLGAGYRRLGAAAGPLSLTVAFAAVALLVPQLKWDEQWHQERQRLVADEVVRGDGAGLPVAAARTAAAVPGAGAAVGATGTFVNVLGDGGGDGDGGGDGDGQGDDAALGPGGMAQAVTDGPLDAVLDLGITHGSMRHPGPRDIALSADLAQRAHVGVGDTVTLSMEDDRTEKARVAAVYTRSRGFGEAVLPLRLAARHLDGEQPLLDEVYIRAAPGAQRQLADGLRALHRAEPSWRLLDHAAYRAEALRARDASMTATYLLLLVVTAFTSISVVNTLVMTTMERSGEFALLRLVGATPGQVARMMRLENAVVVITALLVGAAVAGAVLAVFSRALTGSAVPHLPAGTVALVLGGAGLLALGTGIVTTRIALRQSPTAALRGAG; this is encoded by the coding sequence CTGCTGGACGCCGGTGCCGGGGCGTCCCCGGCGCAGGGCGGCGCGGAGGTGGTGTCCTTCGCCGTACCTTTCGGGTTCGTCTGCCTGTGCGTCATGGCGTTCGCGGTGGCGGGCACCTTCTCCCTGTCGGTCCAGCAGCGGACGCGGGAGATCGCCCTGCTCCGCGCCGTCGCCGCGACCCCAGGGCAGGTCCGCCGGCTGATCGCTCACGAAGTGCTCGTCCTCACCGCGGTCGCCGCCGTCCCGGGCTGCGCCCTCGGCGTGCTGCTGGCCGACGGACTGAGGGCCTGGCTGGCCGCCCGGGACATGATCCCGGCATCCTTCCCCTTCGCCTTCGGGCCGGTCAGCGTGGTGGCCGCCGTGCTGATCTGCTGGGTGACCGCCGAAGCGGCCGTGTGGAGCAGTGGCCGACGCGCGTCCCGGGTGCGCGCGGTGCAGGCGCTCGGCGAGGCGGCGGTGCCCCGTCGGCGGGTGGGCGCGGCCCGTACCTGTCTCGGTCTCGTGATCCTGGCCTCGGGGGTCTGGGGGCTGGTGGCGATCGGGAGCTCGGACGGTCCGGGCGCCGCGAACACGGCCGTGAGCATGGTCATGGTGCTGATGGCCGCCGTCGGGCTGCTCAGCCCGTGGGTGGGCAAGCTGGCGGGAAGCGTCTTCGGGGCGCTGTGCCGGGCGCTGTTCCCCGCCGTCGGGCTGCTGGTGAAGGCCAACCTCGGCGCGGGTTACCGGAGGTTGGGCGCCGCCGCCGGGCCGCTGTCCCTCACCGTGGCCTTCGCGGCCGTCGCCCTGCTCGTCCCGCAGCTGAAGTGGGACGAGCAGTGGCACCAGGAGCGGCAGCGGCTGGTCGCCGACGAGGTGGTACGCGGAGACGGGGCGGGCCTGCCGGTCGCTGCCGCGCGTACGGCCGCGGCGGTGCCCGGAGCGGGAGCGGCTGTGGGTGCCACGGGGACGTTCGTCAACGTGCTCGGCGACGGCGGTGGCGACGGTGACGGCGGCGGCGACGGTGACGGTCAGGGCGACGACGCCGCCCTGGGCCCCGGCGGTATGGCGCAGGCCGTCACGGACGGGCCGCTCGACGCGGTCCTCGACCTCGGGATCACGCACGGAAGCATGCGGCATCCGGGCCCGCGGGACATCGCCCTGAGTGCGGACCTCGCGCAGCGTGCGCACGTCGGCGTCGGTGACACGGTGACGCTGTCCATGGAGGACGACCGGACGGAGAAGGCGCGCGTCGCGGCCGTCTACACCCGCTCCCGGGGCTTCGGTGAAGCCGTCCTTCCGCTACGGCTGGCCGCCCGCCACCTGGACGGCGAGCAGCCGCTCCTGGACGAGGTGTACATACGGGCCGCCCCCGGCGCCCAGCGGCAACTGGCCGACGGCCTGCGGGCCCTGCACCGGGCCGAGCCGTCCTGGCGGCTGCTCGACCACGCCGCCTACCGTGCCGAGGCACTGCGCGCCAGGGACGCCTCCATGACCGCCACGTACCTGCTCCTGCTGGTGGTGACGGCCTTCACGTCGATCTCGGTCGTGAACACCCTGGTGATGACGACGATGGAACGTTCCGGCGAATTCGCGCTGCTGCGCCTGGTGGGCGCCACCCCCGGACAGGTCGCCCGCATGATGCGCCTGGAGAACGCGGTGGTCGTCATCACCGCGCTGCTGGTCGGAGCGGCGGTGGCGGGAGCGGTGCTCGCGGTGTTCAGCCGGGCTCTGACCGGCTCGGCGGTCCCGCACCTGCCGGCCGGCACCGTCGCCCTCGTCCTGGGCGGTGCGGGTCTCCTGGCCCTGGGGACAGGGATCGTGACCACGCGCATCGCCCTGCGGCAGTCCCCGACGGCGGCCCTGCGGGGAGCCGGGTAG
- a CDS encoding sensor histidine kinase, whose protein sequence is MARGKLRIYLGAAPGVGKTYSMLSEAHRRVERGTDVVVAFVEHHDRPRTEVMLHGLEQTRRVELEYRGSVFTEMDVDAVLRRAPAVALVDELAHTNVPGSRNTKRWQDVEELLEAGIDVISTVNIQHLESLGDVVESITGVRQRETVPDEIVRRADQIELVDMSPEAIRRRMAHGNIYKPDKVDAALSNYFRPGNLTALRELALLWVADRVDEYLQQYRSEHSVSKIWAGRERIVVGLTGGPEGRTLIRRASRMAAKGSGSEVLAVYIARSDGLTSASPKELAVQRTLVEDLGGTFHHVIGDDIPNALLEFARGVNATQIVLGSSRRKTWQYVFGPGVGVTVARDSGPDLDVHIVTHDEVAKGRGLPVARGARLGRTRIIAGWLVGVVAPVLLSLLLTAIDNGPGLANDVLLFLFLTVAAALLGGLMPALAAAAVGSVLLNFYFTPPTHSITIADPKNIVAILIFFAVGVSVASVVDLAARRTHQAARLRAESEILSFLAGSVLRGETTLDALLERVRETFGMESVALLERAGDVEPWTCAGRVGGAAEGDPQTRPLMRPEDADVDMPVGDHMALALTGRVLPAEDRRVLAAFAAQAAVVLDRQRLVGEAERARELAEGNRIRTALLAAVSHDLRTPLASIKASVTSLRSDDVAWSEEDEAELLEGIEAGADRLDHLVGNLLDMSRLQTGTVTPLIREIDLDEVVPMALGGVPEGSVTLDIPEELPIVAVDPGLLERSVANLVENGVKYSPEGERVLVSASALGDRVELRIADRGPGVPDSAKNRIFEPFQRYGDAPRGAGVGLGLAVARGFAEAMGGTLAAEDTPGGGMTMVLTLRAAPGGPPVQPDLPAQATT, encoded by the coding sequence ATGGCACGCGGCAAGCTACGGATCTATCTCGGCGCTGCACCGGGCGTCGGCAAGACGTACTCGATGCTGTCCGAGGCGCACCGGCGGGTGGAGCGCGGTACGGACGTCGTGGTGGCGTTCGTCGAGCACCACGACCGGCCCCGCACGGAGGTCATGCTGCACGGGCTGGAGCAGACCCGGCGCGTGGAGCTGGAGTACCGGGGCTCGGTCTTCACCGAGATGGACGTGGACGCGGTGCTGCGCCGCGCACCGGCGGTGGCCCTCGTCGACGAGCTGGCGCACACCAACGTGCCGGGCTCCCGCAACACCAAGCGCTGGCAGGACGTCGAGGAGCTGCTGGAGGCCGGGATCGATGTGATCTCGACCGTCAACATCCAGCACCTCGAATCGCTCGGCGACGTCGTCGAGTCGATAACGGGGGTACGGCAGCGCGAGACCGTGCCGGACGAGATCGTCCGCCGGGCCGACCAGATCGAGCTGGTCGACATGTCGCCCGAGGCGATCCGGCGCCGGATGGCGCACGGCAACATCTACAAGCCGGACAAGGTGGACGCCGCCCTCTCGAACTACTTCCGGCCGGGCAATCTGACCGCTCTCCGGGAGCTCGCGTTGTTGTGGGTCGCCGACCGGGTGGACGAATACCTCCAGCAGTACCGTTCCGAGCACAGTGTCTCCAAGATCTGGGCGGGCCGCGAACGCATCGTCGTCGGCCTCACCGGCGGCCCCGAGGGGCGTACGCTCATCCGCCGCGCCTCCCGGATGGCGGCCAAGGGTTCGGGCAGCGAGGTGCTCGCTGTCTACATCGCGCGCAGCGACGGGCTGACCTCGGCCTCGCCCAAGGAACTCGCCGTGCAGCGGACCCTCGTCGAGGATCTCGGCGGCACGTTCCACCACGTCATCGGCGACGACATACCGAACGCGCTGCTGGAGTTCGCGCGCGGCGTCAACGCCACCCAGATCGTGCTGGGCTCCAGCCGCCGCAAGACCTGGCAGTACGTCTTCGGGCCCGGCGTCGGCGTCACCGTCGCCCGGGACTCGGGGCCCGACCTCGACGTCCACATCGTCACGCACGACGAGGTCGCCAAGGGGCGCGGCCTGCCGGTGGCGCGCGGCGCCCGGCTCGGGCGCACCCGGATCATCGCCGGCTGGCTGGTCGGCGTCGTCGCCCCCGTCCTGCTGTCGCTGCTGCTCACCGCCATCGACAACGGCCCGGGCCTGGCCAACGACGTCCTGCTGTTCCTCTTCCTGACCGTCGCCGCCGCGCTGCTCGGCGGGCTGATGCCGGCACTCGCCGCGGCCGCCGTCGGGTCCGTACTGCTGAACTTCTACTTCACCCCGCCCACCCACTCGATCACCATCGCCGACCCCAAGAACATCGTCGCCATCCTGATCTTCTTCGCGGTCGGCGTCTCGGTGGCCTCCGTCGTCGACCTGGCCGCCCGCCGCACCCACCAGGCGGCGCGGCTGCGCGCCGAGTCGGAGATCCTCTCCTTCCTGGCGGGCAGCGTGCTGCGCGGCGAGACCACGCTGGACGCGCTGCTGGAGCGGGTACGGGAGACCTTCGGCATGGAGTCGGTCGCGCTGCTGGAGCGGGCCGGCGACGTCGAGCCGTGGACCTGCGCGGGCCGCGTCGGCGGCGCCGCGGAGGGCGACCCGCAGACCAGGCCGCTGATGCGGCCCGAGGACGCGGACGTGGACATGCCGGTCGGCGACCACATGGCGCTGGCCCTGACCGGCCGGGTGCTGCCCGCCGAGGACCGCCGGGTGCTCGCCGCCTTCGCCGCGCAGGCCGCCGTCGTACTGGACCGCCAGCGGCTGGTCGGCGAGGCGGAGCGGGCCCGCGAGCTGGCCGAGGGCAACCGCATCCGTACGGCGCTGCTGGCCGCCGTCAGCCACGACCTGCGGACGCCGCTGGCGAGCATCAAGGCGTCGGTGACCTCGCTGCGCTCCGACGACGTCGCCTGGTCCGAGGAGGACGAGGCGGAGCTGCTGGAGGGCATCGAGGCGGGCGCCGACCGGCTGGACCACCTGGTCGGCAACCTGCTGGACATGTCCCGCCTGCAGACCGGCACGGTCACCCCGCTGATCCGCGAGATCGATCTGGACGAGGTGGTGCCGATGGCGCTGGGCGGCGTCCCCGAGGGCAGCGTCACCCTGGACATTCCCGAGGAACTGCCGATCGTCGCCGTCGACCCGGGGTTGCTGGAGCGCTCCGTCGCCAACCTGGTCGAGAACGGCGTCAAGTACAGCCCGGAGGGCGAACGGGTGCTGGTCTCCGCGAGCGCCCTCGGCGACCGCGTCGAGCTGCGCATCGCCGACCGCGGGCCGGGCGTGCCGGACAGCGCCAAGAACCGTATCTTCGAGCCCTTCCAGCGGTACGGTGACGCCCCGCGCGGCGCGGGCGTGGGCCTGGGCCTCGCCGTCGCCCGCGGCTTCGCCGAGGCGATGGGCGGCACCCTCGCCGCCGAGGACACCCCCGGCGGCGGCATGACCATGGTCCTCACCCTGCGGGCCGCCCCCGGCGGACCGCCGGTGCAGCCCGACCTCCCGGCTCAGGCGACGACGTGA
- a CDS encoding OB-fold nucleic acid binding domain-containing protein, whose translation MSAGTRSEKPAGRFRRMLDRLSSSEEELESAELQQDAQNTGCTRICDCDDRQIVKVTGTLRHVTLRPRAGVPALEAELFDGSAALDVVWLGRRAITGIEPGRKLIASGRISMSHGRRVLFNPKYELRPLGQE comes from the coding sequence ATGAGCGCTGGGACCCGATCCGAGAAGCCGGCAGGCCGTTTCCGCCGGATGCTCGACAGGCTGTCCTCCTCCGAGGAGGAGCTGGAGTCCGCCGAGCTGCAGCAGGACGCGCAGAACACCGGCTGTACCCGTATCTGCGACTGCGACGACCGGCAGATCGTCAAGGTCACCGGCACCCTGCGGCATGTGACGCTGCGGCCGCGCGCCGGTGTGCCCGCCCTGGAGGCGGAGCTGTTCGACGGCTCCGCCGCACTGGACGTGGTGTGGCTCGGCCGGCGTGCCATCACCGGCATAGAGCCGGGCCGCAAGCTCATCGCCTCCGGCCGGATCTCCATGAGCCACGGCCGCCGGGTGCTGTTCAATCCGAAATACGAACTCCGACCACTCGGACAGGAGTAG